From the Desulfovibrio sp. JY genome, one window contains:
- a CDS encoding acyltransferase, which yields MQHAHGKPPFLSGLGGFRALAVLAVLVGHAASWLTPLPGLPALHAPLARLTQCGLSGFFVLSGFVLQYNYGARPITGLRGLGRFATARLARIHPVYLLLLAVSLTDIFIRFGRPWEVPGFCQSVLAALTLTQSWFFVAEAPSVYPLAWAVSTEVFFYLLFPILSRGVSALASRRAACCAGLVALGAIVGLDASIGAHWPALFAWALRAHPALAGDQTRLAGLLFEWLTYTSPYLRIFEFIIGMATARLFVLGARPPAWLTPAAATLLAILLYVPVPEDWFFFAILKNNALYAPSLAALCLSLSARPPAFASNRLISHIAGASLSIYLVQPFALEPWKYLFAATGPLWPAAALAGMAATIAAGILLARFVEVPAARWIGRGRGK from the coding sequence ATGCAGCACGCCCACGGCAAGCCGCCGTTTCTGTCCGGGCTTGGCGGCTTTCGGGCCCTGGCCGTGCTGGCCGTCCTTGTCGGCCACGCCGCCTCCTGGCTGACGCCCCTGCCGGGATTGCCCGCCCTCCACGCGCCCCTGGCCCGGCTCACCCAGTGCGGGTTATCCGGCTTCTTCGTGCTGTCGGGCTTCGTGCTCCAATACAACTACGGTGCGCGCCCCATCACCGGCCTGCGGGGCCTGGGCCGCTTCGCCACGGCCCGGCTGGCCCGCATCCACCCGGTCTACCTACTGCTGCTCGCGGTCTCCCTGACCGACATTTTCATCCGCTTCGGCCGGCCCTGGGAAGTCCCCGGATTCTGCCAGAGCGTGCTGGCCGCGCTGACGCTGACCCAAAGCTGGTTTTTCGTGGCCGAGGCCCCGAGCGTCTATCCGCTGGCCTGGGCCGTCAGCACGGAAGTCTTTTTCTACCTGCTCTTTCCGATCCTGAGCCGGGGCGTGTCGGCCCTGGCCAGCCGGCGGGCGGCCTGCTGCGCGGGGCTTGTGGCCCTGGGCGCGATCGTCGGCCTCGACGCCAGCATCGGTGCACACTGGCCCGCGCTTTTCGCCTGGGCGCTTCGCGCCCATCCCGCCCTGGCCGGCGACCAGACGCGGCTGGCCGGGCTGCTGTTCGAGTGGCTGACCTACACCAGCCCGTATCTGCGCATCTTCGAATTCATCATCGGCATGGCCACGGCGCGACTGTTCGTCCTGGGCGCGCGACCGCCGGCCTGGCTTACCCCGGCCGCCGCAACGCTCCTCGCCATCCTGTTGTACGTTCCCGTGCCGGAGGACTGGTTTTTCTTCGCCATCCTCAAAAACAACGCCCTCTACGCCCCGTCCCTGGCCGCCCTGTGCCTGTCCCTGTCCGCCCGGCCCCCGGCCTTTGCCTCAAACCGCCTCATCAGCCACATCGCCGGGGCGAGCCTGTCCATCTACCTCGTGCAGCCCTTTGCCCTCGAGCCCTGGAAATACCTCTTCGCGGCGACCGGCCCGCTGTGGCCCGCCGCCGCCCTGGCCGGCATGGCCGCCACCATCGCCGCCGGCATCCTCCTGGCCCGCTTCGTGGAAGTCCCCGCCGCCCGGTGGATAGGAAGAGGAAGAGGAAAATGA
- a CDS encoding AAA family ATPase produces MTKILRASMLRAACPPDSLPYADSRDIPDSPDALSRTQPRAHAALDLALSIGGREYNVYLAGEPSMGRTHFARTFLDPAAAKGATPPDWLYVHNFDDPDRPRAISLPPGQGKGFKTALAKAVTDMREEIPARFEREAYQTQKQNLMRGYNADRETVLDEMEERAKGEGYSLFIDDQGGFTLYPLLEGKVVSDEEFERLDPELKKTLKAKSDRLLEEMGSVLRRLSKEERGYRDREKDLERTTAGEVADTHLAPLAELRAAHPAIDTFLKAMRADILDNIDAFMPGAQPAPAPASHGEPPLPDDIFYRYEANLFVDNGQLSGAPVVIEDHPTYFNLMGCIERESEMGALYTDFTLIKAGSLHKANGGFLIIRVDDISANVGAWEGLLRALRSGQARVEDPAEGGEHVRTRTIEPEPIPLDLKVVLVGPDEAYELLLYNDERFGKLFKLKAHLQETMPRTPENILVYLTLAARVIRDAKLPPFDRSALARLVEYGSLLAEDQKRLSLKLPLARELMIEAAALARGEKADMVAASHLERARRARDFRVNLYEEDYLEEYDREMIKVSTTGEAVGRANGLSVRMYGDYAFGLPHQIACTVGVGHGGILDLEREAELGGPIHTKGMMILKSYLLGRFAQDKALVMTGSLCFEQSYAEVEGDSASGAELASLLSALAERPIKLCYAMTGAVSQSGDILAVGGLNEKIRGFFTVCRRRGLTGAQGVLLPADNVVNLMLDDDILDAVDQGLFRIFPVTTIEEAMEILTGLPAGTRGADGKFPPQTLYALVDERLARLARCAPPGFPGQAPDRG; encoded by the coding sequence ATGACGAAAATCCTTCGCGCCTCTATGCTTCGTGCCGCTTGTCCCCCGGATAGCCTGCCCTACGCCGACAGCCGGGACATCCCCGATTCCCCCGACGCCTTGTCCAGAACCCAGCCCCGGGCCCATGCCGCCCTGGATTTGGCTCTGTCCATCGGCGGCCGGGAATATAACGTGTATCTGGCCGGCGAGCCCTCCATGGGCCGCACCCATTTCGCCCGCACCTTTCTCGACCCGGCGGCGGCCAAGGGGGCCACGCCCCCGGACTGGCTCTACGTCCACAATTTCGACGACCCGGATCGCCCGCGCGCCATCTCGTTGCCGCCCGGCCAGGGCAAGGGCTTCAAAACCGCCCTGGCCAAGGCCGTGACCGACATGCGCGAGGAGATCCCGGCCCGGTTCGAGCGCGAGGCCTACCAGACCCAGAAGCAGAATCTTATGCGCGGCTACAACGCCGACCGCGAAACCGTCCTCGACGAGATGGAGGAGCGGGCCAAGGGCGAGGGCTACAGTCTTTTTATCGACGACCAGGGCGGCTTCACCCTGTATCCGCTGCTCGAGGGCAAGGTGGTTTCGGACGAGGAGTTCGAGCGCCTCGACCCGGAGCTCAAAAAGACGCTCAAGGCCAAAAGCGACCGGCTGCTCGAGGAAATGGGCTCGGTGCTGCGGCGCCTGTCCAAGGAGGAGCGCGGCTACCGGGATCGGGAAAAGGACCTGGAGCGCACCACGGCCGGCGAGGTGGCGGACACCCATCTGGCCCCCCTGGCCGAGCTGCGCGCCGCCCATCCGGCCATCGACACGTTTCTCAAGGCCATGCGGGCCGACATCCTGGACAACATCGACGCCTTCATGCCCGGAGCCCAGCCCGCCCCGGCTCCGGCCTCCCATGGCGAGCCGCCCCTGCCCGACGACATCTTCTATCGCTACGAAGCCAACCTGTTCGTGGACAACGGCCAGCTCTCCGGCGCGCCGGTGGTCATCGAGGACCACCCCACCTATTTCAACCTCATGGGCTGCATTGAGCGCGAATCCGAAATGGGCGCGCTCTATACCGATTTCACGCTGATCAAGGCCGGCTCCCTGCACAAGGCCAATGGCGGCTTCCTCATCATCCGGGTGGACGACATCTCGGCCAACGTCGGGGCCTGGGAAGGGCTTTTGCGGGCGCTTCGCTCGGGACAGGCCAGGGTCGAGGACCCGGCCGAGGGCGGTGAGCACGTGCGCACCCGCACCATCGAACCCGAGCCCATCCCCTTGGACCTGAAAGTGGTGCTGGTGGGCCCGGACGAGGCCTACGAACTGCTGCTCTATAACGACGAGCGTTTCGGCAAGCTTTTCAAGCTCAAGGCCCATCTCCAGGAGACCATGCCGCGCACGCCGGAAAACATCCTTGTCTACCTGACCCTGGCCGCCCGGGTGATCCGGGACGCGAAACTGCCGCCATTCGACCGTTCGGCCCTGGCCAGGCTGGTGGAATACGGCTCGCTTCTGGCCGAGGACCAGAAAAGGCTGTCGCTCAAGCTTCCGCTGGCCCGGGAGCTCATGATCGAAGCCGCCGCCCTGGCCCGGGGCGAGAAGGCGGACATGGTCGCCGCCTCCCATCTGGAGCGTGCCCGGCGGGCCCGCGATTTCCGGGTCAACCTCTACGAAGAGGATTACCTGGAGGAATACGACCGGGAGATGATCAAGGTTTCGACCACCGGCGAGGCCGTGGGCCGGGCCAACGGGCTTTCGGTGCGCATGTACGGCGACTACGCCTTTGGGCTGCCCCACCAGATCGCCTGCACGGTCGGCGTCGGCCACGGCGGCATCCTCGACCTCGAACGCGAGGCCGAGCTTGGCGGGCCGATCCACACCAAGGGCATGATGATTTTAAAAAGCTACCTGCTCGGCCGGTTTGCCCAGGACAAGGCGCTGGTCATGACCGGGTCGCTGTGCTTCGAGCAGAGCTATGCCGAGGTGGAGGGCGATTCGGCCTCCGGGGCCGAACTGGCCTCGCTGCTCTCGGCATTGGCCGAGCGGCCGATCAAGTTGTGCTACGCCATGACCGGGGCCGTGTCCCAGTCCGGGGACATCCTGGCCGTGGGGGGGCTTAACGAAAAGATTCGCGGCTTTTTCACGGTCTGCCGCCGCCGGGGCCTGACCGGCGCGCAGGGGGTGCTTTTGCCGGCGGACAATGTGGTCAACCTCATGCTCGACGACGACATCCTGGACGCCGTGGACCAGGGGCTTTTTCGCATTTTCCCGGTGACCACCATCGAGGAGGCCATGGAGATCCTGACCGGCTTGCCGGCCGGGACGCGCGGCGCGGACGGCAAGTTCCCGCCCCAGACCCTTTACGCCCTGGTGGACGAGCGGCTGGCAAGGCTGGCCCGGTGCGCCCCCCCGGGTTTTCCCGGACAGGCGCCCGACCGGGGATGA
- a CDS encoding ion transporter yields MTNPVRVWRRVIASPFATALLLVAAILILATAGFYYLELRHNPDKTLFDALWWAMVTLTTVGYGDIVPGTVAGRLIGMVIMVAGIGVMAALSANLASVLIERKNRKSQGLLPVKTAGHSLVLGFNAQAPELLRALIASAPAGITPAVVLVATITPEAFAELSADIGQGERLAFCRGNPANELTLGRASPATARAAYILSQDGLTREDADQQSLLAALTVKSLAPKLRLYAEAMLESNRKHLSRAGVDVTLIPGELAGRALGAMGEHPALWHFLEHLLGHPGERPMHARNLTAEEKGLPWSQLVGRALAAGGGELPVAVFRLPRDIAIKDLLDVDAALDSFILEMLTAYGQDGRIASQGPSVVVNPGDGVALTGFDGLIALRMGGEARGHDAPAAAPASAPQPGAGGRS; encoded by the coding sequence GTGACCAACCCGGTGCGCGTGTGGCGGCGGGTGATCGCTTCCCCCTTTGCCACAGCCTTGTTATTGGTCGCGGCCATTCTCATTTTGGCCACGGCCGGGTTCTATTACCTGGAGCTGCGCCACAACCCCGATAAGACCCTTTTCGACGCCCTGTGGTGGGCCATGGTCACCCTGACCACGGTCGGGTATGGCGACATCGTGCCGGGCACGGTCGCCGGCCGGCTGATCGGCATGGTCATCATGGTCGCCGGCATCGGCGTCATGGCGGCCTTGAGCGCCAATCTGGCCTCGGTGCTCATCGAACGCAAAAACCGCAAAAGCCAGGGGCTCCTGCCTGTGAAAACCGCCGGACACAGCCTTGTTTTGGGTTTCAATGCCCAGGCCCCGGAGCTGCTCCGGGCGCTCATCGCCTCGGCCCCGGCCGGGATAACGCCGGCCGTGGTGCTGGTTGCGACCATCACCCCGGAAGCCTTTGCCGAGCTTTCCGCCGACATCGGCCAGGGCGAACGGCTGGCCTTTTGCCGGGGCAATCCGGCCAACGAGCTGACGCTTGGCCGCGCCTCCCCGGCCACTGCCCGGGCCGCCTACATCCTGTCCCAGGACGGCCTCACCCGGGAGGACGCGGACCAGCAAAGCCTGCTTGCCGCCCTGACCGTCAAGAGCCTGGCCCCCAAGCTGCGGCTCTACGCCGAGGCCATGCTCGAATCCAACCGCAAGCACTTAAGCCGCGCCGGCGTGGACGTGACGCTCATCCCCGGCGAACTGGCCGGACGGGCGCTCGGGGCCATGGGCGAACACCCGGCCCTGTGGCATTTTCTGGAGCACCTGCTCGGCCATCCGGGCGAGCGGCCCATGCACGCCCGCAACCTTACCGCCGAGGAAAAGGGCCTGCCCTGGTCCCAGCTCGTCGGCCGCGCCCTGGCGGCCGGGGGCGGCGAACTGCCGGTGGCCGTGTTCCGGCTGCCCCGCGACATCGCCATAAAGGACCTGCTGGACGTGGACGCGGCCCTGGACAGCTTCATCTTGGAGATGCTGACGGCCTACGGCCAGGACGGCCGCATCGCCAGCCAGGGGCCGAGCGTGGTGGTCAATCCCGGCGACGGGGTTGCGCTGACCGGCTTTGACGGCCTGATCGCCTTGCGCATGGGCGGGGAGGCGCGGGGACACGACGCGCCGGCCGCCGCGCCCGCATCGGCGCCGCAGCCGGGCGCGGGAGGGCGGTCATGA
- a CDS encoding cyclic nucleotide-binding domain-containing protein: MSGDSWTRAELFAGLSPEDLAAVHPSFDTVELSAGQDVIVEGEPGDDMFILVSGKVRVRKSMVLKGIAVPALDAEAGGKTLCELSDAQSPFFGEMALLDRDIRSASVTCLTDCRFLRIDRDRFFALIAARPDIGVRMVTTLARRLAKVVRKNNEDLVKLTTALALVLSRRDRGR, translated from the coding sequence ATGAGCGGGGATTCCTGGACCAGGGCCGAGCTTTTCGCCGGGCTGTCCCCGGAGGATCTGGCCGCCGTGCACCCGTCCTTCGACACCGTGGAGCTGTCGGCCGGCCAGGACGTCATCGTCGAGGGCGAGCCCGGCGACGACATGTTCATCCTGGTCTCGGGCAAGGTGCGGGTGCGCAAATCCATGGTGCTCAAGGGCATCGCCGTGCCGGCCCTGGACGCCGAGGCCGGCGGCAAGACGCTCTGCGAACTCTCCGACGCCCAGAGCCCCTTTTTCGGCGAGATGGCGCTGCTCGACCGCGACATCCGCTCGGCCAGCGTCACCTGTCTGACCGACTGCCGTTTTTTGCGTATCGACCGCGACCGGTTTTTCGCCCTGATCGCCGCCCGGCCGGACATCGGCGTGCGCATGGTCACGACGCTGGCCAGGCGACTGGCCAAGGTGGTGCGCAAGAATAACGAGGACCTGGTCAAGCTGACCACAGCCCTGGCCCTGGTGCTCAGCCGCCGCGACCGGGGGCGTTGA
- a CDS encoding YbhB/YbcL family Raf kinase inhibitor-like protein: MAMTLTSTAFVHEGGIPERHTCDGADISPPLTFGDVPKTTGSLALVCDDPDAPAGVWDHFVLYNLSPATPGLPEGLHSAERYPDGSMSGRNSWGRCGYGGPCPPRGVHRYFFTLYALDAMLDLAPGATKGELLRAAKGHILASATLMGRYQRKGR; the protein is encoded by the coding sequence ATGGCCATGACCCTGACTTCCACGGCCTTTGTCCATGAGGGCGGCATTCCCGAGCGCCACACCTGCGACGGTGCGGACATATCCCCGCCCCTGACCTTCGGCGATGTCCCGAAAACCACGGGAAGCCTGGCGCTTGTCTGCGACGATCCCGACGCCCCGGCCGGGGTGTGGGATCATTTCGTGCTCTACAACCTCTCCCCGGCCACTCCCGGCCTGCCCGAAGGGCTGCACAGCGCGGAACGCTATCCCGACGGAAGCATGTCCGGCCGCAACAGCTGGGGTCGCTGCGGCTACGGCGGTCCCTGTCCGCCACGCGGCGTCCACCGCTACTTTTTCACGCTCTACGCCCTCGACGCCATGCTCGACCTGGCCCCCGGAGCGACCAAGGGGGAGCTTTTGCGCGCGGCCAAGGGCCATATCCTGGCCTCGGCCACGCTCATGGGACGGTATCAGCGCAAGGGGAGGTAG
- a CDS encoding class II fructose-bisphosphate aldolase, which yields MTKTDPAFEQALAVGRPPNIKKLFPNSRALIVSGKAVDRGMIKKGHAMTIAANSRNSFVLRGALMAAQRANAAIILEIARSESNYCDVSMWNIARQADQAANELGITVPVAIHADHYGIKKPGDVAEAKVEIPTLFEAGITSIAIDASHLPDADNLIANLELAPFVPSWAGYETEVGEIKGKDGLSTPEEALFLIRGLNANGVHPDWIALNNGTTHGIEASGNGIQVELTARIHEALAPYGISGAQHGTSGNSSEKLKEIAAKTATTKANVATALQMISWGVAVNDYGNAIMDAAGNFIKEPDKGVSPELWEQMVAYADGKALKAGDYKKLNCAFEHKLLAQPTAVRERMAGAVAEFVSWLLTDVFNAADTAPLCIDALTTAGSYDLGPKADRIENPADWTRDKIAARAAGMSRDKGPEGNFDD from the coding sequence ATGACCAAGACGGACCCCGCGTTTGAACAGGCCCTGGCCGTGGGCCGCCCGCCCAACATCAAAAAGCTTTTTCCCAATTCCCGGGCGCTTATCGTCAGCGGCAAGGCCGTGGATAGGGGCATGATCAAGAAAGGCCACGCCATGACCATCGCCGCCAACTCCCGCAACAGCTTCGTGCTGCGCGGGGCGCTCATGGCCGCCCAGCGGGCGAACGCCGCCATCATCCTGGAAATCGCCCGGTCCGAGTCCAACTACTGCGACGTCTCCATGTGGAACATCGCCCGCCAGGCCGACCAGGCCGCCAACGAACTGGGCATCACCGTGCCGGTCGCCATCCACGCCGACCACTACGGCATCAAAAAGCCCGGCGACGTGGCCGAGGCCAAGGTGGAGATTCCGACGCTGTTCGAGGCCGGCATCACCTCCATCGCCATCGACGCCTCCCACCTGCCCGACGCCGACAACCTGATCGCCAACCTCGAACTGGCCCCGTTCGTGCCGTCCTGGGCCGGCTACGAGACGGAAGTGGGCGAGATCAAGGGCAAGGACGGGTTGTCCACGCCCGAGGAAGCGCTTTTTCTCATCAGGGGCCTAAACGCCAACGGCGTGCACCCGGACTGGATCGCGCTCAACAACGGCACCACCCACGGCATCGAGGCCTCGGGCAACGGCATCCAGGTGGAGCTTACCGCCCGCATCCACGAGGCCCTGGCCCCCTACGGCATCTCCGGCGCCCAGCACGGCACCTCGGGCAATTCCTCGGAAAAGCTCAAGGAGATCGCGGCCAAGACCGCCACGACCAAGGCCAACGTGGCCACGGCCCTGCAGATGATTTCCTGGGGCGTGGCCGTCAACGACTACGGCAACGCCATCATGGACGCGGCCGGAAACTTCATCAAGGAACCCGACAAGGGCGTTTCCCCGGAACTGTGGGAGCAGATGGTGGCCTATGCCGACGGCAAGGCGCTCAAGGCCGGGGACTACAAGAAGCTCAACTGCGCCTTCGAGCACAAGCTCCTCGCCCAGCCGACGGCGGTGCGCGAGCGGATGGCCGGGGCCGTGGCGGAATTCGTCTCCTGGCTCCTGACCGACGTCTTCAATGCCGCCGACACCGCGCCGCTTTGCATCGACGCCCTGACCACGGCCGGTTCCTACGACCTCGGCCCCAAGGCCGACCGCATCGAAAACCCGGCCGACTGGACCCGTGACAAGATTGCCGCGCGCGCGGCGGGCATGAGCCGCGACAAGGGACCGGAGGGTAATTTCGACGATTGA
- a CDS encoding DMT family transporter, with product MAGYLYVLCAASLWGLIGPLSKLSFAAGMDTVEVAFWRTTLAWFFFAGQAIAGKEVRIAPRDLPAVAGFGVCGIAGLFGAYVVAVEAGGAALASVLLYTAPAWVALLSWFFLKEPMGGYKVAAVVATIVGVAGISLGPGASGHAAIGSKAIVFGLLSGITYALYYIFGKYYLGRYRTPTLFLYALPVGSLTLLPFVHFTRPTLAGAVPCVALAIFSTYAAYSIYYAGLRRLEATRAAVVATMEPVIAAILAYAMFGERFDFVGYLGAGLILASVLMTIWDGARQRFRAPLPTPTGQQDKG from the coding sequence GTGGCCGGATACCTGTACGTTTTGTGCGCCGCCTCGTTGTGGGGGCTTATCGGGCCGCTGTCCAAGCTGTCGTTCGCCGCCGGCATGGACACGGTGGAAGTCGCCTTCTGGCGCACCACCCTGGCCTGGTTTTTCTTCGCCGGCCAGGCCATCGCCGGGAAGGAAGTCCGCATCGCCCCCCGCGACCTGCCCGCCGTGGCCGGATTCGGCGTGTGCGGCATCGCCGGGCTGTTCGGGGCCTATGTCGTGGCCGTGGAAGCCGGCGGAGCGGCGCTGGCCTCGGTGCTGCTCTACACCGCCCCGGCCTGGGTGGCGCTTCTGTCCTGGTTTTTCCTCAAGGAACCCATGGGCGGCTACAAGGTGGCCGCCGTCGTCGCCACCATCGTCGGTGTGGCCGGCATCAGTCTCGGGCCGGGCGCAAGCGGCCATGCGGCCATCGGGAGCAAAGCCATCGTCTTCGGTCTGCTCTCCGGAATCACCTACGCGCTGTATTACATCTTCGGGAAATACTACCTGGGCCGCTACCGCACCCCGACGCTGTTCCTCTACGCCCTGCCCGTGGGGTCGCTGACGCTTTTGCCCTTTGTCCACTTCACCCGGCCGACCCTGGCCGGAGCCGTACCGTGCGTGGCCCTGGCCATCTTCTCCACCTACGCCGCCTACTCGATCTACTACGCCGGGCTGCGGCGTCTGGAAGCCACCCGGGCCGCCGTGGTGGCCACCATGGAGCCGGTCATCGCCGCCATCCTGGCCTATGCCATGTTCGGCGAGCGCTTCGACTTCGTGGGCTACCTCGGGGCCGGACTCATCCTCGCCTCGGTGCTCATGACCATCTGGGACGGGGCGCGCCAGCGCTTTCGCGCGCCGCTGCCCACCCCGACCGGGCAGCAGGACAAAGGCTAA
- a CDS encoding flagellar protein FlaG — protein sequence MSEIDPTQSANPLPAQTPETTGTSASSRPAAPSRDTPLSDADTVSIEALFPTRNIRLVIDQATNIVQVVVRDAATGKVLRKLPDDDWLKVVRELRAFASEAIIDRKA from the coding sequence ATGAGCGAAATCGACCCGACGCAATCCGCCAATCCATTGCCGGCGCAAACGCCCGAGACGACCGGGACGTCGGCAAGTTCCCGTCCAGCCGCCCCCAGCCGCGACACGCCCCTTTCCGATGCCGACACGGTCAGCATCGAGGCGCTTTTCCCCACCCGCAACATCCGTCTCGTCATCGACCAGGCCACCAACATCGTCCAGGTCGTGGTCCGCGACGCCGCCACGGGCAAGGTGCTGCGCAAGCTCCCCGACGACGACTGGCTCAAGGTCGTCCGGGAACTGCGCGCCTTTGCCAGCGAAGCGATCATTGATCGGAAAGCCTAG
- a CDS encoding helix-turn-helix domain-containing protein gives MSNCEIAEAEAEKRLLAAAKVFKCLSNPHRLTIFLRIASCMGVGSNCETNDAELAQYQFEHAKALGLAPSTVSHHFKELREAGLVRMARQGKTVRCWIDAATLELARETLGASPFAPAPAETKPE, from the coding sequence ATGTCGAATTGTGAAATCGCGGAAGCGGAAGCCGAGAAGCGCCTGCTCGCCGCGGCCAAGGTGTTCAAATGCTTGTCCAACCCGCACCGACTGACGATTTTTCTCAGGATAGCGAGTTGCATGGGCGTTGGATCCAACTGCGAGACCAATGACGCGGAACTCGCCCAATACCAGTTCGAACACGCCAAGGCCCTTGGCCTTGCGCCGTCCACGGTGTCGCATCATTTCAAGGAGCTGCGCGAGGCGGGCCTCGTCCGCATGGCCCGCCAGGGCAAGACCGTGCGCTGCTGGATCGACGCCGCGACCCTCGAACTCGCCAGGGAAACGCTCGGCGCAAGCCCGTTCGCCCCGGCCCCTGCAGAAACGAAACCGGAGTAA
- a CDS encoding NAD(P)H-dependent oxidoreductase, translated as MSTRILFLHGSPRPQGNTRAAAHIAMEELTSLGITADGVETAKLTFKHPGCVSCYQCQQSEAYGCHLDDAVARVVASIPNYDALVLATPVYSFSFPAQMKIVIDRMFSLIKFTETGSWRSPLTGKPMGLLATAGGGIESNLALLEAQWKIIAEKLGSPLCSCLLPFTQGPGTLAKDAAAVIQVREFSRNLGKRILG; from the coding sequence TTGTCTACAAGGATTCTTTTCCTCCACGGCAGTCCCCGCCCACAGGGCAATACCCGCGCAGCGGCTCACATCGCCATGGAAGAGCTTACGTCTCTGGGAATAACGGCCGATGGCGTCGAAACCGCCAAACTCACGTTCAAACATCCCGGCTGCGTCAGTTGCTACCAGTGCCAGCAGTCGGAGGCCTACGGTTGCCACTTGGACGACGCTGTCGCCAGGGTCGTGGCCAGCATTCCGAACTATGACGCGTTGGTGCTCGCTACGCCCGTTTACTCGTTCAGCTTCCCCGCGCAAATGAAGATTGTCATCGATCGGATGTTCAGCCTGATCAAGTTTACCGAGACGGGAAGCTGGCGGAGTCCGCTTACCGGCAAGCCGATGGGCCTTTTAGCCACGGCCGGCGGTGGCATCGAGTCCAATCTGGCCTTGCTTGAGGCCCAATGGAAGATCATCGCTGAGAAGCTGGGGAGTCCCCTGTGCTCCTGCCTGCTGCCCTTTACCCAAGGCCCCGGCACCCTGGCCAAAGACGCAGCCGCCGTGATCCAAGTCCGGGAATTTAGCCGGAACCTGGGGAAACGCATACTGGGGTAG